The following proteins come from a genomic window of Vicinamibacteria bacterium:
- a CDS encoding amidohydrolase, protein MLALCLMGCPAEDGPSPSLAILNARVWTGNPSDPWAEAILVGGERILAVGSSSEVRARLGGARVVDATGRFVTPGFIDSHVHFLDGGFRLASVQLRDASSPEEFTRRIAEFAAAAPPGSWILGGDWDHQLWGGDLPERHWIDEVTPENPVWVHRLDGHMALANRLALEAAGVTRDTADVEGGSIERDEDGEPTGILRDNAMDLVGDVVPPPDEAMTARALEAAMGYVAQRGVTTVHHMGTWDDLAAFRRAREKNALTTRIYAAVPLASWERLRDFVAAEGRGDEWLRYGMLKGFVDGSLGSHTAAFHAPYDDQPADRGFFVNGEEDLYEWISGADAAGLHVAVHAIGDRANETLLDIFERVSRVNGERDRRFRVEHAQHLRKEDISRFAPLGVIPSMQPYHAIDDGRWAEKVIGPLRIRTTYAFKSLLEAGADLAFGSDWFVAPPTPLEGIYAAVTRRTLDEANPDGWVPEEKIGVEDALTAYTRAAAYASFEEGNRGMLKPGYLADFTVIDRDLTAVEPEEIRTARVVMTVVAGRVVHEN, encoded by the coding sequence GTGCTTGCCTTGTGCCTGATGGGATGTCCTGCCGAAGACGGCCCCTCCCCTAGCCTCGCAATTCTCAACGCGCGGGTCTGGACGGGCAACCCCTCCGATCCTTGGGCGGAGGCCATCCTCGTTGGCGGCGAGAGGATCCTCGCCGTCGGCTCGAGCTCCGAGGTGCGCGCCCGACTGGGGGGAGCCAGGGTGGTCGATGCGACCGGTCGGTTCGTCACTCCCGGTTTCATCGACAGCCATGTTCACTTTCTCGATGGCGGCTTCCGACTCGCGTCGGTCCAGCTTCGCGATGCTTCGAGTCCCGAGGAGTTCACCCGTCGCATCGCAGAATTCGCCGCAGCGGCGCCCCCGGGATCCTGGATCCTCGGCGGGGACTGGGATCACCAACTGTGGGGCGGAGACCTCCCCGAGCGCCACTGGATCGACGAGGTCACGCCCGAGAACCCCGTGTGGGTCCATCGGCTCGATGGTCACATGGCGCTGGCTAACCGCCTCGCTCTCGAAGCGGCCGGCGTCACTCGCGATACCGCGGACGTCGAAGGAGGATCGATTGAGCGCGACGAAGACGGCGAGCCCACCGGCATTCTCCGGGACAACGCCATGGATCTCGTCGGGGACGTAGTGCCCCCTCCCGACGAAGCGATGACTGCCCGGGCGCTCGAGGCGGCCATGGGCTACGTCGCGCAACGGGGCGTGACGACGGTCCATCACATGGGAACGTGGGACGACCTTGCCGCCTTCCGGCGTGCTCGGGAAAAGAATGCTTTGACGACCCGAATCTACGCCGCCGTTCCCCTTGCGAGCTGGGAACGACTCCGAGACTTCGTGGCCGCGGAAGGCCGGGGGGACGAATGGCTGCGGTACGGAATGCTCAAAGGTTTCGTCGACGGCTCCCTCGGCTCCCATACCGCGGCATTCCACGCGCCCTACGACGACCAGCCTGCCGATCGCGGTTTCTTCGTGAATGGCGAGGAGGATCTGTACGAATGGATATCGGGCGCGGATGCCGCCGGGCTTCACGTCGCCGTTCACGCGATCGGCGACCGCGCCAATGAGACGCTTCTCGACATCTTCGAGCGCGTTTCCCGGGTGAACGGCGAGCGCGACCGCCGATTCCGCGTCGAGCACGCCCAGCACCTCAGGAAGGAAGACATTTCGCGTTTCGCCCCGCTCGGCGTCATCCCCAGCATGCAGCCCTACCACGCCATCGATGATGGCCGGTGGGCGGAGAAGGTGATCGGACCCCTGCGCATTCGAACGACCTACGCGTTCAAGAGCCTCCTCGAGGCGGGTGCGGATCTCGCATTCGGAAGCGACTGGTTCGTCGCTCCGCCCACACCTCTCGAAGGTATCTATGCGGCCGTGACACGCCGAACGCTCGATGAGGCCAATCCCGATGGGTGGGTCCCGGAGGAAAAGATCGGAGTCGAAGACGCGCTCACGGCTTACACGCGCGCGGCCGCCTACGCTTCCTTCGAGGAGGGGAACCGCGGCATGTTGAAGCCGGGATATCTCGCCGATTTCACGGTCATCGATCGCGATCTCACCGCCGTCGAGCCAGAGGAAATCCGCACCGCTCGCGTCGTGATGACCGTGGTCGCGGGTCGAGTCGTTCACGAGAACTAG